In Arcobacter sp. CECT 8986, the sequence GTCCCTACCCTAATTCCTGCACTACTATAAAACTTTGTCATTGATTTTAGTACATATAATCTTTCATATCTATGTATATATTTTACTGCTGAAGTTCCTTCAGTAAAATCTAAAAAACTCTCATCAATTAATATAGTTGCGCCTTGTTTATCCCAATATTCAAGTAGCTTATCAATATCATAAAGTGTTCCATCTGGAGTTGATGGATTTACAAAAACTACTAAAGAGTTCTTTTCAAGTGGAACATCTAATCTTTCAAGTCTATTTATCAAATTATAATCATATTTATAAATAGTACAAGCTTTTTTATACTCTAAATATGCAGGTGAATAAATCGTACAATGATTTAGATTTAGGTGTCTAAAAAGAGTAAAGATTGCACTACTTCCACCATTATATAGCTCTAGCTCAAAATCTTTTACATTATAGTTATTTGCAATTGCTTCATATAATTTTTCATACTTAGGATAAGAAGAGATTGATAAGCAGTTAAAATCACAATTTATTTGGGGTTTTATAAAGTTTATATTTGAAGATAAATCTATAACTTCATCAACCTTACAATTTATACTTTTGGCAAAGCTTACTACATCTCCACCATGCTCAAATGTATTCAAATAATAAATCCTATATTTAAAAGTAAAAGCTCTGTTATCTCTATTGAACATCCAAGGCAATCACCATTTAAAAATCCAAATCTTTTATATAAAATTTTTAGATTTATATATAAAAAAACTAATGCTAAAAATAAAAAAACTAATGCATTTGATTTTAAAAATAGTGCAAATACAACAAACAATAAAATAGCAACTCTTACAATATTTACACCTTTTGCAAGAAATGCCTGACTCATAAAACTATCTTTTTTGAACTCAAATAAAGGTAAAATATAAGTTAAACTAAGTCTTGAAAACATAAAAGTTATTATGATAATTTCATATTTTTTTTCATATAACAAATATGTAATTATCGCTACTTTTAATAAAACAAAACAGAATGTAGCAAGTGCGCCAATTGCTCCGATTGTTGATTCTTTCATAATTTTATAAGCATCTTTACTTGAATAACTTGCAAACCAAGCATCAACTACATCTGTAATTGCTTCTGTATGCAAAAATCCATAAAGACAAAAAGATAAAATTGCACTTACTAAACTCGCATATAAAGGATGAAAAAAGCCACTTAAAAAAATAGATATTAAAATAGTAATAATTGAGATAAATAGACCAATTAAAGGTAAGAAAAAAAGTGTATCTCTAAAAGTATTTTTATCAATTGTCATATCTTTTACAAAAACAGGAAATACTGTAAAATAAGAGAGAGAAAAAGCAAAAGAGTTAAATAATTGTCTCATTTTAATCTTCTTTCTAGTGAGTATTTAACTTCTATTACTTCATCACAATTTTTAGCTAATATTTGTCCTACTAAGCCTGACAAATCTACAAACTCTCTACTATATTTATCCATTGGTATTACACCATTATTTATATCATTTAAAATAAATACAATATTGCAATCTATTTTAAATATCTCTTCTAATTGTCTTTTCATATACTCAAATCCATTATCCATATTATTTAATATATACAT encodes:
- a CDS encoding adenosylcobinamide-GDP ribazoletransferase — encoded protein: MRQLFNSFAFSLSYFTVFPVFVKDMTIDKNTFRDTLFFLPLIGLFISIITILISIFLSGFFHPLYASLVSAILSFCLYGFLHTEAITDVVDAWFASYSSKDAYKIMKESTIGAIGALATFCFVLLKVAIITYLLYEKKYEIIIITFMFSRLSLTYILPLFEFKKDSFMSQAFLAKGVNIVRVAILLFVVFALFLKSNALVFLFLALVFLYINLKILYKRFGFLNGDCLGCSIEITELLLLNIGFII
- a CDS encoding aminotransferase class I/II-fold pyridoxal phosphate-dependent enzyme, which encodes MNTFEHGGDVVSFAKSINCKVDEVIDLSSNINFIKPQINCDFNCLSISSYPKYEKLYEAIANNYNVKDFELELYNGGSSAIFTLFRHLNLNHCTIYSPAYLEYKKACTIYKYDYNLINRLERLDVPLEKNSLVVFVNPSTPDGTLYDIDKLLEYWDKQGATILIDESFLDFTEGTSAVKYIHRYERLYVLKSMTKFYSSAGIRVGTLISNKLNIDELKKFEPMWKLSSFDSAYLQEALKDKKFKKVARAINVKNKIYLEKILQNSGLIDYLFNSSANFVLARLKNYTAKQFQEELKKYKIMIRDCSNFDFLDEKFIRVAVKSQNDLDAFKKALDAISK